Below is a genomic region from Persicimonas caeni.
CGACGGTGAAGACCTCGAGGTGATCGCCGAGGCGTGCATCGACCATGCCCTCGACAGCGGCGGAAAGGACAATATCACCGCCATCCTCGTGGACGCCTCGAGCACCGGCGCGGCCAAGCAAACGCGTCTCGACAGCCGCGTGGTCGAGATGATCGCCTCCAGCCCGATCTTCGAGCACGTCACCCCCTCGGAGTTGGCCTCACTGGCAGAAGTGGCCGAGCGCCACGGCTTCGAGGCCGGGGCGACCATCATCGACAAGGGCATGTCGGCCGAATCATTGTGTCTGATCGTCAAAGGATCGGTGGGCGTGCTCGGACCCGAGGCCAACGTGACGGTGTTGGAGACCGGCTCGTTTTTCGGCGCGATGAGCCTCGTCGGCGGGGCCCCGCCGGATGAAGCCTGCGAGGCTCTCGAGCCGACCAACCTGCTGGTATTTCGCCGACAGCCGCTCTTTGCGCTGTTGCGTGAGCGCCCCGAGCTCTCCTCGAAGGTGCTCTATGGACTGGCCAGCACCTTTGCTCGTCAATTGCGTCGCGTGCCGGCCGATTTGCGCAACGAGCCGAGGCGTTGGGACGAGGTGAGCATCCAGGGCGAAGACGAGACGCCGGCCCCCGGCTCTCTGGTCGTCAAGCCTCGCCGCTCCAAAGCGGCGGCCGAAGGGGAGGGCGACGCCAGTTCATCGAGCCCGGCGTCGAAGGATCACGTCTCTGAAGAAGACGAGACTCAGGTGCACGTCAAGTTGTCTGACGTCGACATGGATGAGGTCGATCTCGAAGACCTGCGCAGCACGATCAAGCTCGACCTCGATGACGAGAGTATCGAGGAGCTCTAAAGGCAGCATCATGCAATCAAACTCTATGAAATCTTGGCTTATATTGGGGACCTGCCTGGCGACGCTGGCTGCGTGCGACGGCAACGGAAAAGCGACGCCAAACGACAATTCGACAGGTCCTGCTCCGACTACCGACGGCAAGCTCGTCTTTAGCGACGATTTCGAAGACGGCACGTTTCGACCCGAATGGGAGCGAGGTCAGGGCGAAGACGGCGTCGGCAAGTGGCGTGTCGAAGACGGTGCGGTCATCGGGGTCGACATCAAAAATGACCCGCTTTGGCTCAAACAGGAGCTGCCCGATAAGGCCCGCATCGAATTCGACGTCACCGCGCTCTCGTCGGTGGGCGACATTAAAGTCGAAGTCTTCGGCGACGGCGTCAAGCACGAGTCGGGCTACATTCTGATCTTTGGCGGTTGGAAGAATACGCTCGATGTGATCGCTCGCCTCGACGAGCACGGCAAAGATCGCAAGGCACGCAATACCCATGGCGTCGTCCCTGGCCATACCTACAACATGGCCATCGAGCGCACCGATTCGACCTTGCACTGGTTCGTCAACGGCAAACACTTCATGACCTATGAGGACCCACAGGCGCTCACAGGTGACGGCCATCGGCACTTCGCCTTCAATATTTGGTCGGCGCCCGTCAAATTCGACAACGTCAAAGTCTACGACTTGGCCAAGTAAGTTGTCGTCGTTGCCGAATACGCTACCGGTCTGCTATATTCGCTGAAAGGCTTCCTTTTTTAAGTTCAGCGCAAGACGGGCGAATGGACACTAGATTAATCCTTCAAATTACCCTCGGGGTGCTTCTCGCCCTGATTTTAGTGGTCGGCGGACTGATCACCTATGAACTGACTCGCGACGCGAGTACGCAGGTGGTCGAGCGGGTCGTCGAGAAAGAAACCGACGAAAAGGAAAAGGAGAACCCGTGGGCCTCCGAGGCCAACCGAAAGGCGGCCATCAAATTGGTCAAGCGCCAGACGGTGGAGGGGATGCCTGAGGAAGAAGGCGACGAGGAAGAGGCCGCCGAGGCCACGACCGTGGCCGACATCCTGGATGATGCGAAGTTCGTCAAAGAGAAGCTCAAGATCACCAGCGCCAAGCCCAGTGGCTGGGAGGCGACCTGGTGGGGTGAAACGAAGTACGGCCCCCAATACTACTTGGTGCGCTATGCCTTCGAAGACGCCAATATCCGCATCGGACCGGCTTGGCTTGTCGACTTGAAGGGGCAGAAGGTCGTCCCCAAAAACGTGCTCGCCAAGGTCGCACAAACCCCCAAGAAGGGTGTGGAGTCGGATTATTACGACAAGGCCCAACAGGTCGTTGCCGCCATCACCAACCACCGCTTCGAGTCCGGGGTGAACTTGGGCGGCGCTTTGTTGCTCTACTTCAAGGAGCGCGCCGAAAGCTCCGATGAAGACACCATCTTGGGCTGGACCATTGATCACGACCGCGGCAATAAGTTCGACGCCTATTTTCAGTGGGTCGAAGAGGGCTCGCCGACCTACGCCGAGTTCAAGTTCGACTACGACCGCAAGGCGCTTCGAGCGATCAACCTGCAGGCAGCTGACATCATGCGCGCTGGCGAGGAGTTCGATCAGAAGAATCCGGTCGACATCATGCCGCAAGAGTTCGACAGCAAGAAAAAGCGCTTTGTCGACGGCGCCTGCAAGAAGATGCCGCGCCACCCGGGCTGTCGCTCGCTGGTGCACGTGCTGTCGAATGACGCCCTCATCGAGTCGCTCGAGTGGATGCTCACCGCGCAGGCCAAGACCCGCGAGGAATTCGAGGTCTGCAAGAGCAAGGGCAACTGCCGTTTCATGCCCCAGAAAAAGGACAAGAGCGTCTACCGCATCCTCTACGTTTACAATCTCGAGAAGAAGGATAAGTTCGACCGCAGGCACGTTGAAGAAGAGTGGGCGTGCAAGCACAGCCTGAAGGCCGGCGACGAGGAGAAGTCGGACGATTGGGCATCCAAAGGCAACTGCATGGCCTGGGATATCGACGTAAAGAGCGGTGAGATCACGCCGGTCGACCAGACGAGCACCTTGGCCTATCGAGCTATCCACCCGCGCTCGTAGCGACACGAGCGCCCACCGACTCCAAGAAATCTATGGACCGCGATGAACTCGTGCGACTCGCCGGCGAGAAGCTGGCGAGTTCGATCTTTCGAGACGCGCCCACCGACGTGGCCTCCCTCGAGGCACGACCGATAGGCGAGTTTACGGGCAATGAGGTGCGTCTCTTCATCTACCGTGACGTCCTCGATGAGCTCGCCTTCGCCGCATCATACCGCCACGAGCCGTCCTTCGCGGTGCTTATCGGCGCGTTCGCCGTCGACGACGTCGGCCCTTTCCTCGAGGTGACCGGCTTCTCTCGCTTCCAGCACATCGCCACGCTGGACACCCTCTACAATTCGCTCAAG
It encodes:
- a CDS encoding protein phosphatase 2C domain-containing protein codes for the protein MEVQFWATTDTGRVRDHNEDNFLVDSDLNLFVVCDGMGGHAGGEVASAISVRTIHEVVSSRREVIENLEREPSNPSHRDTLLGLLERAITEASNRVYAAAQHDSTRKGMGTTCSALIVCGGRGFVGHVGDSRIYRVRSGRVEQLTDDHSLLNEMIRQGRAKAGDSIPNQNAVTRAVGVRDSVEVDVDEIEILDGDRFLLCSDGLSGYLESDGQILDLLDGEDLEVIAEACIDHALDSGGKDNITAILVDASSTGAAKQTRLDSRVVEMIASSPIFEHVTPSELASLAEVAERHGFEAGATIIDKGMSAESLCLIVKGSVGVLGPEANVTVLETGSFFGAMSLVGGAPPDEACEALEPTNLLVFRRQPLFALLRERPELSSKVLYGLASTFARQLRRVPADLRNEPRRWDEVSIQGEDETPAPGSLVVKPRRSKAAAEGEGDASSSSPASKDHVSEEDETQVHVKLSDVDMDEVDLEDLRSTIKLDLDDESIEEL